DNA from Larimichthys crocea isolate SSNF chromosome XIII, L_crocea_2.0, whole genome shotgun sequence:
GAGCCTGTTAACCGACCAATAAGAGCCCTGAATCTTTCCTTGTGCGTCCCTCAGGCAGTGAACCCATCCACAAATGCACTGCTGCTTTGGCCTCCCGGATGTTGCTTTGCCTCCCCGGTGATTGCGTTGCCTCCCGGTGATTGCTTTTGGCTCCAGGTGACGCATTGCCCTCCGTGAATTGCTGTTGCCTCCCGATGATTGCTTGTTTCCCGGGGAGTTGCTTTACCCCTGGCGAACTGTTGTGGCCTTGAGCTGGGTccgtttttaattttttattacaatTCAGTTGCTTACACTAGCTTGGGTCAGGCTGCCGTAACCCTTTACTATTGCCGGTGGCCCCTGTGGTAGTGCAGGGCAGCGCAGCCGCGTCTTAAGATGTGTCTGTGGTGCGTGTGGCCCGAGGGAACAGGTGTGGAAGTTAATTCtgtattctgtttgtttttgtttgtttgtttgttttcttttggagttttgtttatttggttattCTTGGTTGCTTTCTCATTTGTGATtatatagattttgtttttatagactGCTGGAAGAttaaattgatttctttctttgtgattACTTAGATTTTGCttaatttgtgtttcattattgTAGCTTGTTTTGTAGATTTAAATTTTAGCTTTTTTTgtgaaaagtacatttttaattctgtttcttATTCCTAATCTGTTGTCTCTGGTCCCCTACATCCAGGTGCTGAGCCTATGGTGGTGGATTGGTGTCCCGGTGGTGGTGTCCctgtttttgtatatatatgGTTTGCACTCGTTTGGTTTtcctttcaaatcaaatcaaatcaaatcaattttatttgtatagcccaaagtcacaaagtacatttgcctcagagggctttacaatctgtacagggagtgacacccctgtccttagaccctcggttcgagtgaggaaaaacttgcccacaaaaaacctttaacagggaaaaaaggtggaagaaacctcaggaagagccacagaggagggatccctctcccaggacggacagacgtgcaatggatgtcacgtgtacaggacaaatcaacacaaacatatgtacaatgatgataaaagacaatgaatataatgaatgataaaaatgattacagtaatagatatggtagtaatatgacagtaataatatagtagtgggcgtcatgcaggatcacagcagcagccacgatccacgagaacctgctggacgacagagcacagaaactccggggaagtttggttagtaacatgcattaatgagacatgtcccacagatggagagatatggagagatatagagatatagatatatatatatagagagagtgagatatagagaaaatagatatatatatataatatatattataaattatatatatatatatatataatatatatagaagaagagagagagagagagagagagagaggagagagaggtgagagagttttcggtaagggagatgtgtgcatcttccaaccaataccgtgcctggctaggcataaccctcggtggggtcccccggcaggtgtaatcctatggcagcataacaagggatgacctgagccagccctaacaataggctttatcaaaaaggaaagtcttaagtctattcttaaaggtgttgaccgtgtctgcctcccgaacccagaaggtagtttgttccacagaagaggagcctgatagcgaaagctctggctcccaatctacttttggaaactataggaaccacaaggaacccagcgtcctgagagcgcagtgttctagagggggaaaaaaggttattgagctcttttagataagatggtgcctgaccatgaagagctttgtaagtaaggagaagaattttaaattctattctagatttaataggtagccaatgcaaggaagccaaaatgggagagatgtgatctctgatcttggttcctgtcagaacacgtgcagcagcattctgaatgaactgcaaagtcctaagagacttattagagcagcctgataacaaagagttacaatagtccagccttgaagtaacaaatgcgtggactagtttttctgcatctgcctGAGAGACAAGGCGTcgattttagcgatgttacgtaagtggaagaatgcagtcctcgaaatttgtttcatgtggacgttaaaggacaatccttgatcaaaaacaactccaagattctttacagtggagctggaggccagggtgatcccatctaaagtaactaagtctctagaaagagagtttctgaggtgtttgggtccaattacaagaacttcagttttgtctgaattaacatcaaaaaattgtaggtcatccaactttttatatcttaaggcatgcttggagtttagttaactgattggtttgcatcaggcttgattgataaattaattgggtgtcgtcagcataacaatgaaaattgatagagtgattccataatgttccctaaaggaagcatatataaactgaagaagtggtccaagtacagaaccttgtgggacttgcacaaactttggtctgcatggaggattcatcattgacgtgaacaaacggagatcgatctaaaaagtacgatttaaaccagcttagggcggttcctttgatgccaattcgatgttccagtctctgtaaaagaatttgatggtcaatggtgtcaaatgcagcacaagatctaacaggacaagtacagagagagtcctttgtctgatgccattaggaggtcatttgtaactttgactaatgcggtctctgtgctatgatgcactctaaatcctgactggaaatcctcaaatagactatgtttatggagaaagtcacacaagCACTgatagctacagctttctcaagtatctagACAagaagggaaggtttgatatcggtctgtagttggctaagacctctgggtctaggtgggctttttaagaagaggtttaattacagctaccttaaaggactgtggtacatatcctgataataaagacagattaatcatatccaataacgaattgCTAACTACAGTAAAACATCctgagcaacctggttgggatggagtctaagagacaggatgacggcttagctgcagaaatgataaagttatttgatgaaggtcgatgggggaaaaaacagtctaagtacatatcaggttttacagctgtttccaaacttgctgtatcagaatgcatcaatgcctgttgagggcaagaggtgatggattttgtctctaatagttataattatcattaaagaagctcatgaagtcattgctacttagacctaaaggaatagatggttcagtagagctgtgattctctgttagcctggctacagtgctgaagagaaacctgtggttgttcttattctcctcaattaaaagAAGAGTAAGGCTGCTCTGGcttacggagagccttcctgtatgtttgagattatcttgccaggctagatgaaattcttccagtttagtggcacgccatttgcgttcaagatttacgtgcctcttgcttaatttacgagtctgctggctataccatggtgctagccttctttgtttaattatcttctttttcagaggtccaatagagtctagagttgtccgtaatgagcctgtaatactatcaacaagatggtctatttgtggggtggctaaaggaagtagacaagtcctctgttacagttagacatggcatttgattcaatgctgaaggaacacttccttaaatttggctacacactatcagataaacatctgctgtagaagctctacacaaaggcttctagtccggtagtatgaaactcaaaggttattaaaaaatggtcagacagaagagatTTCGTGGgagactattatattatcaattcAATGCAATATGaaaaaacaagatcaagagtgtggttcagacaatgagtcggtttttacacttgacaaaagccaattgagtctaatagagagataaacgcagtactaagactatcattggggttgtccacatgaatgttaaaatcacctacaataattactttatctgttttaaggatcaagcctgatgcaaattctgcaaattcagataaaaattcagaataaggacctggagctcgatatcTGTAacaataaaattggctgcaaagttttccaggttgggtgatGAGGCTAAGGacagactttcaaatgaattataatttagtttaggtttgggattattaatagacttgagtcaaaatggctccaactccaccacctcgaccagtacttcgaggaacatgagtattataatgactcggaggagtggattcatttaagctaacatattcatccctgcagccaggtttcagtgaggcaaaacaatcaatatcattcgatattaattcattgactaagacagctttagatgacaaagacctgaattcaatagtccacatttattctcttattttggactgttggagatgttgatttaatttgtattaatttttatgatgaactcctcttctgtttgttttatctttaaataagtaggtggacgggggacagacacagtctctatactaaaggactggtgGGCAACTGCTcaatggaggcgcagagaagcgtgtaagactgcagctctgcttcctggtctcaactctgggttgtcgacatgatttttggtcagctaataaacttggccatatttcgTCAGATTGAGAGCTGTCCACCAAGTGGGATGGAGCCGTCCCCAATCAGccaggttttccccagaggggtccaattgtctatgaagcccacatcgtttgctggacaccacctcgaaCCAGCGGtgaatgacgacatgcggcctaaacatgtcatcactggtcacattgggggaGGGAACCAGAGAAAACGAcgagtccgacatcgttttggcgtattcacacaccgatgaaacattaatttagtgacctccgattggcgtaaccgggtgtcattaccgccgagcgtgaataacaatcttactgtatttacgcttatccttagccagcagtttcaaaaaagactcgatgtcgcccgctactggcccccgggatgcatttaaccATGGCCCCcgtgtcgctaacttcacgtttcggactatggagcgCCAATGGACCAGAGTTGGtttctcagcgggtgtgtcgcgggcggggaaaatctgtttgaaacgtggagcggttggtggtgtaccgtgggcttcagttgGGGCATGCCCTTcggacagtcacccagcctcccggctgctcgggaactaccgggggacggctaactgaagctacctgtggctgtaccgcaccggctacaggggactggctaactactgagctactgactgttcggtggtgcggtacaggtccaacaacaactactgctgcaacaacaactttggcaacaacaactactgctgcaacaacaggTCCTCCAACAACGGCTGAGTTTACAACAACTGCTGTAACAACAATATTtgttgcaaaaacaacaactgcagtACCAACAACGGCTGAAGTTATAACAACTGCTGCaggcacaacaacaacagtttctACAACAATGACtgcttcaacaacaaaaactgcagcATCACCAACAGCTGTCACAACAACTACTGCCACatcaacaacagctgctgcaacagaACATGAATATACTGTGGCAGCAGATATGCCTAAAGAACCTTTTACAGAAGACCTTAAAGATCGCAATAGCACTGCATTCAAAGAGCTTGAAAAACGAGTTTTACAGACGGTGAGTGATTATTCAAACTGAATCAAGCTGtgcatgaatgaatggatggagttttgttttttcaaactcaGAAGTGTATTTGCTAATTCATCACAACTTATTTCAGTTCAaatcttaatttgtttttaatttccctcaaagttttttaattatgttttttgtttgtttgtttgtttttttgcagtgttcTGTCATATACAAAGAAAGATTTGGTGATCGGTTTGACCACTGCCGTGTGAAAAGTTTCAGGTAAAGAACATTTTTCTAACAGTTGTTAACTGATTTTGTATGCAAGATTAAGACTTCAAAATTGGAATCTTCTGATGTTGATGGTTTCATGTGTCAATCATATGACACCCAGTAAAAAAGTTGTCTCATTCTTTCACACTTGTCCTGTTTGCTTTTATGATACAGTCGTGCTCAAGGTACAAATTCACGAGCGGATGGAACTCAAGCAAACATTGGGATTGTGTTCAAACCAAGTACTCCACTTGCAGAACTCCCACAGAACAGTGTTGTTGTTCAAACTTTAGTAGAAGCTGTAAACAATTCTAACAATAGCTTCAGCGTGACCATAAGTCCCTCTTCTGTTCAAGTGTTAGGTAAGTAAACACAGCACAATGATGTTTTACTCTAATCAGTCCTTACACGTCTGTGACTAATAAAAACCGATGCTAAAAATCCTTTTGGTTTGGATGCAAATACTTAATTCAATTATTcctttcaaaaatgttttaatagcAAGTCCAATTCCAACAACTACTACACCTGCAACTACTGCGTCTGCAACTACCACACCTGCAACTACCACACCTATGACTTCCACATCTACAACTACCACAACTACCACTACCACAACTACCACTGTAgcaactgtaaacaaaacagtgattttCAGATCTCGTCTAGACACATATACCAGTGACTTGGAAAATGCTTCATCTCCAGCCTTTAAAAATCGAGCTTCAAATATAAAGGCACAGGTAAGTCTCAGGTTCTGTAGGTACATCTACTGAATTATTTACCTGAGAGCCCAAGT
Protein-coding regions in this window:
- the LOC113747449 gene encoding integumentary mucin C.1-like, translating into MTASTTKTAASPTAVTTTTATSTTAAATEHEYTVAADMPKEPFTEDLKDRNSTAFKELEKRVLQTCSVIYKERFGDRFDHCRVKSFSRAQGTNSRADGTQANIGIVFKPSTPLAELPQNSVVVQTLVEAVNNSNNSFSVTISPSSVQVLASPIPTTTTPATTASATTTPATTTPMTSTSTTTTTTTTTTTTVATVNKTVIFRSRLDTYTSDLENASSPAFKNRASNIKAQVSLRFCRYIY